The following are encoded together in the Flavobacterium sp. TR2 genome:
- a CDS encoding MBL fold metallo-hydrolase, producing the protein MKVYFLGTGTSQGIPIIGIDHPVCKSTDAKDKRLRVSIWITWGEHSYVIDCGPDFRQQMLSCGCRKLDAILFTHEHADHTAGLDDIRPFNFRQGEIPIYGHKRVLDNLRRRFDYVFETVNKYPGAPSVKTIEVQNNAPFAVGDKMAIPINAMHGDLQVFGYRIDDFAYLTDVKTIEQSEVDKLKGIKVLVVNALRVEPHGTHFNLQEALDFINLVKPEKAYLTHISHVLGFHEEVQKQLPENVFLAYDNLEITI; encoded by the coding sequence TTGAAGGTTTATTTTTTAGGTACAGGTACTTCTCAAGGCATTCCAATTATCGGAATCGATCATCCAGTTTGTAAAAGCACTGATGCTAAGGATAAAAGGCTTCGTGTGTCCATCTGGATAACATGGGGCGAGCATTCGTATGTGATAGACTGCGGGCCCGATTTTAGGCAGCAAATGCTTTCGTGCGGATGCCGAAAACTGGATGCAATTCTTTTTACTCACGAGCACGCAGATCACACTGCTGGTTTAGATGATATTCGTCCGTTTAATTTCCGTCAGGGAGAAATTCCGATTTACGGGCATAAGCGGGTTCTGGATAATTTGAGACGCCGTTTTGATTATGTTTTTGAGACGGTAAACAAGTACCCGGGAGCTCCAAGCGTAAAAACTATAGAGGTGCAAAATAATGCGCCTTTTGCTGTTGGAGACAAAATGGCAATTCCGATAAATGCCATGCATGGCGATCTGCAGGTTTTTGGCTATCGGATTGATGATTTTGCTTACTTGACAGATGTGAAAACAATTGAACAATCAGAAGTGGACAAACTGAAAGGTATAAAAGTTCTCGTTGTTAATGCTTTGCGCGTTGAACCTCACGGAACCCATTTTAATCTTCAAGAAGCACTTGATTTTATTAATCTTGTTAAACCTGAGAAGGCTTATTTAACCCATATCAGCCATGTTTTAGGCTTTCACGAAGAAGTGCAGAAGCAGCTTCCTGAAAATGTTTTTCTGGCTTACGACAATTTAGAAATTACAATTTAA
- a CDS encoding cysteine hydrolase family protein: MNISKLINPALILIDIQKGFHDVGYWGGDRNNVTAEEKAGELLEIWRDKKLPIFHIQHCSSNPNSILNETSAGNEFQDVVKPLEGEIIIKKNVNSAFIGTNLKELLDTAEITNLVIVGLTTDHCVSTTTRMAGNFGYNVYLVSDATATFNKKGINGEEFSAEVIHQTALASLNEEFAQVVNSEFIKEII; encoded by the coding sequence ATGAACATTTCAAAACTTATTAATCCGGCATTAATTTTAATTGATATCCAAAAAGGTTTTCATGATGTTGGCTATTGGGGCGGAGATCGCAATAATGTCACTGCAGAAGAAAAAGCGGGCGAGCTTTTGGAAATTTGGCGAGATAAAAAACTGCCTATTTTTCACATACAGCATTGTTCTTCAAATCCTAATTCAATTTTAAATGAAACAAGTGCTGGAAATGAATTTCAAGATGTGGTAAAACCTCTTGAAGGAGAAATCATTATTAAAAAGAATGTAAATAGCGCTTTTATTGGAACGAATTTAAAAGAGCTTCTTGATACTGCTGAAATTACCAATCTTGTAATTGTAGGCTTAACTACAGACCATTGCGTTTCTACCACAACAAGAATGGCTGGGAATTTTGGCTACAACGTTTATTTAGTATCTGATGCTACCGCTACTTTCAACAAAAAAGGCATAAACGGAGAAGAATTCTCTGCCGAAGTAATACATCAGACTGCTTTGGCAAGTTTAAATGAAGAATTTGCTCAGGTTGTAAACTCTGAGTTTATTAAAGAGATTATTTAG
- a CDS encoding helix-turn-helix transcriptional regulator, with translation MKTYTLNQVTDEIVGKIGTPSRDQFEYDLQMDLIGNAIKQTRKERNLTQEELGKLIGVQKAQISKLEKNAGNVTLETVIKVFTALKATVKFQIELKDLTISLDK, from the coding sequence ATGAAAACATATACTTTAAATCAAGTTACTGATGAGATTGTTGGCAAAATTGGAACTCCTTCAAGAGATCAATTTGAGTATGATTTACAAATGGATTTAATTGGAAACGCCATTAAACAGACCCGCAAAGAACGTAATTTAACTCAAGAAGAATTAGGAAAGCTAATTGGCGTACAAAAGGCACAGATATCCAAACTTGAAAAAAATGCTGGAAATGTGACACTAGAAACGGTAATCAAAGTTTTTACAGCGCTAAAAGCTACAGTCAAATTTCAAATAGAGCTAAAAGACTTGACTATTAGTTTAGATAAATAA
- a CDS encoding type II toxin-antitoxin system RelE/ParE family toxin translates to MEKKFDVIFLEEVFDFLKNLEPKHSEKILYNIRKSQTKNDPELFKKLNNDIWEFRTLYQGNHYRLLAFWDRTNKQNTLVISTHGFIKKQGKVSEKEISKAQKLRLEYFKDKD, encoded by the coding sequence ATGGAAAAAAAATTTGATGTAATCTTTCTTGAAGAGGTTTTTGATTTTCTAAAAAATTTAGAACCGAAACATTCAGAGAAAATACTTTATAACATTCGAAAATCACAAACCAAAAATGACCCCGAGCTTTTTAAAAAGCTGAATAATGACATTTGGGAATTTCGAACTTTATATCAAGGAAATCACTATCGCTTATTAGCGTTTTGGGACAGAACCAATAAACAAAATACTCTAGTAATTTCTACGCATGGCTTTATAAAAAAGCAAGGAAAAGTATCTGAGAAAGAAATATCAAAAGCACAAAAACTGAGATTAGAATATTTTAAAGATAAAGATTAA